In Sphingomonas oryzagri, the genomic stretch CTGGTCGAGCGGCTGTGGGGGGAGCTGTGAGAACCCTGACTCCGTTCGTCCTGAGCGAAGTCGAAGTGCGTGCCTCTGGCGCATCGCTTGCAGCACGTCCTTCGACTTCGCTCAGGACGAACGGGGCGTTTGGGGCGGATGCCGGGGCATGAGAGCCACCCGCCTCCTCGTGACTGCGCTGCGCGAGCCGGAGAGCGTCGCCACGCTCGATGATGCCGGTTGGACGGAGCTGCTCACCGCCGCGCGCGCCGAGCGCCTGCTGGGGACGCTCGCGCATCGTCTCGATCACCGCGCCGTGCCGCCGTCGGTCGCCCGCATCCTCGCCGACGCACGCGAGGGCGCCGCCGAAGAGCGCCGCGCCGCCTTGTGGGAGGCGGAGATGGCGCGGCGCGCGCTGGCGCCGCTTGGCATCCCCGTGGTGCTGCTCAAGGGCACCGCCTTCGCCGCCGCAGGGCTGGATGCGGGGCAGGGGCGATCGATCGGCGACCTCGACATCCTCGTGCCGCGCGACGCGCTCGATGCGGCGGAGGTGGCGCTGCGCGCGGCGGGGTGGGAGCCGATCAAGGAGGATGCCTATGACGATGCCTATTATCGCCGCTGGATGCACGAGCTGCCGCCGCTGATCCACCGCGAGCGGGACCGGATGATCGACGTCCACCACACGATCCTGCCGCCCACCGCGCGGCCGAAGCCCGATGCGGCGGCTTTGCTGGCCGATGCCGTGCCGCTCGGCAACGGCCTGTCGATCCTGTCGGACGAGGACATCATCGTCCACGCCGCCGCGCATCTCTTCGCGGACGGCGATCTGTCGGGCGG encodes the following:
- a CDS encoding nucleotidyltransferase domain-containing protein, whose amino-acid sequence is MRATRLLVTALREPESVATLDDAGWTELLTAARAERLLGTLAHRLDHRAVPPSVARILADAREGAAEERRAALWEAEMARRALAPLGIPVVLLKGTAFAAAGLDAGQGRSIGDLDILVPRDALDAAEVALRAAGWEPIKEDAYDDAYYRRWMHELPPLIHRERDRMIDVHHTILPPTARPKPDAAALLADAVPLGNGLSILSDEDIIVHAAAHLFADGDLSGGLRNLWDIDRLIREFDREGFWERLRERAQRHDLLSAVSRAVRLTRDLYGTPVPDDWRHGLADRLYIRRLLARDGWGRQGSPLTRLAFYIRSHWMRMPPAMLAQHLWTKATKKPA